From a single Pseudomonas triticicola genomic region:
- a CDS encoding VOC family protein — protein MNNFAGSAIDHMGIGVSDIVHAKTFYASLLGPLGISLVMSIEADPPCAKPRRLGFGRGGKPFLWLHDEPNSSHSLHIALVAESREAVDAFHAAGIAAGGKDNGAPGLRPNYHPSYYAAYVLAPDGMNLEAVCQAAL, from the coding sequence ATGAACAATTTTGCGGGCTCGGCAATAGACCATATGGGCATCGGTGTTTCGGATATCGTGCACGCCAAGACCTTTTACGCCTCACTGCTCGGGCCACTAGGTATCAGCTTAGTAATGAGCATCGAGGCTGATCCTCCTTGTGCAAAGCCTCGACGACTCGGATTTGGTCGTGGAGGAAAGCCATTTCTATGGTTGCATGACGAGCCCAATTCCAGTCATAGCCTGCACATAGCACTAGTCGCTGAAAGCCGTGAAGCGGTCGACGCTTTTCATGCGGCTGGCATAGCTGCTGGCGGAAAAGATAATGGGGCACCCGGCCTAAGGCCTAATTACCACCCTAGCTATTACGCGGCTTATGTCTTGGCGCCCGACGGAATGAACCTAGAGGCCGTTTGCCAAGCGGCTCTTTGA
- a CDS encoding response regulator codes for MSELPLFYRSFAYEGTGHELKYGLPRASSTFTVQAIFSLKLMQPYRLLDRYLWFKGDCLNVNWEGLLPIRGEVIVIEDDPTLQSLMTDIMDEIGAQTVPFTTADDALAYLLEAHGECTLVIADHGVPGQVQGIEFIEMVKGRWPHIAAILTSGCLIESTEVPAQTIYLHKPWSLDEMVVAVAELLQPGRPISKR; via the coding sequence ATGTCTGAACTACCCCTTTTTTACCGCTCTTTTGCGTATGAGGGCACGGGACACGAACTTAAGTATGGTTTACCGCGTGCTTCAAGCACGTTCACGGTACAGGCGATATTTTCGCTTAAACTCATGCAACCGTACCGTTTGCTCGATCGGTATCTCTGGTTTAAGGGGGATTGCTTGAACGTAAATTGGGAAGGATTACTGCCGATTCGCGGCGAGGTCATCGTCATTGAGGACGACCCAACTCTCCAGTCGCTTATGACCGATATCATGGATGAGATTGGCGCGCAGACTGTCCCGTTCACTACGGCGGATGATGCGCTGGCCTACCTGCTGGAAGCACATGGTGAATGTACCCTAGTGATCGCCGATCACGGCGTCCCCGGCCAAGTCCAAGGCATCGAGTTCATTGAGATGGTCAAAGGCAGGTGGCCTCACATCGCTGCGATACTTACCTCGGGTTGTCTCATCGAGAGCACTGAAGTGCCAGCTCAAACCATTTACCTGCACAAGCCTTGGTCGCTGGATGAGATGGTGGTGGCAGTGGCGGAGCTTTTGCAGCCCGGTCGCCCGATTAGCAAACGCTGA
- a CDS encoding DUF6555 family protein — protein sequence MENNLFVINYKLRGVPKSFIIRCKAMQNADAWHWASCDAGVAPIPRPGRPPLKMVSKPQAEKYGITDVTWRASST from the coding sequence ATGGAAAATAATTTATTCGTTATCAACTACAAGCTTCGTGGTGTGCCCAAGTCCTTCATCATCCGTTGCAAAGCAATGCAAAACGCTGATGCCTGGCACTGGGCTAGTTGCGACGCGGGTGTAGCGCCCATTCCTCGTCCCGGTCGCCCCCCGCTGAAGATGGTGTCCAAACCTCAAGCCGAAAAATATGGCATCACCGATGTCACCTGGCGAGCCAGCTCAACATAA
- a CDS encoding DUF421 domain-containing protein — MSPFDIQRMLIDEFPLAFLLEVGFRATFAFLAVFLFLKSSGRRGIRQLSLFELVVILTLGSAAGDVSFYHDVPLLPVAVVFLTLLLLYRLTVLVMTKSKKFEAWMDGLPVTVIRDGLYELKSLETLNISSNELLMELRQQGVEHLGQVRLGLVETDGDVSLYFFEQKDLRPGLSVLPLEHRAEYETAPASALYCCVNCGFSQHISEAQRADCPRCNHDIWSIALTTPRCR; from the coding sequence ATGTCGCCTTTTGATATCCAGCGGATGCTGATAGACGAATTTCCCTTAGCGTTTTTGCTTGAGGTAGGTTTCAGGGCCACTTTCGCTTTCCTTGCGGTTTTTCTTTTTCTGAAATCCAGCGGTCGACGAGGGATCAGACAGCTTTCACTTTTCGAGCTGGTCGTGATTTTGACATTGGGCTCAGCGGCAGGAGATGTGTCCTTCTACCATGACGTTCCGCTATTGCCGGTCGCCGTGGTCTTTCTCACGCTCCTGCTTCTTTACCGGCTTACAGTTCTGGTGATGACGAAGAGCAAAAAGTTCGAAGCCTGGATGGATGGGCTTCCGGTAACGGTCATTCGTGACGGTCTCTACGAGCTCAAGTCTTTAGAAACGTTGAACATCTCATCTAACGAATTGCTGATGGAGTTACGACAGCAAGGGGTTGAACATCTCGGACAAGTAAGGCTCGGTCTAGTTGAGACCGACGGCGACGTCAGCCTTTATTTTTTCGAACAGAAAGATCTGCGTCCTGGGCTGTCAGTCCTGCCATTAGAACATCGTGCCGAGTATGAAACTGCACCTGCATCGGCCTTGTACTGCTGCGTAAATTGCGGTTTCTCTCAGCACATTTCGGAGGCTCAACGAGCAGACTGCCCTCGGTGTAACCACGACATCTGGTCAATTGCGCTCACAACACCGCGCTGTAGATGA
- a CDS encoding AEC family transporter encodes MTLSLLTALLPIALLIVLGAWLKRRQFLADDFWAQAERLAYYVLLPSLFFHGLATAKLDGVPYQSMVSVLVVSTVVVSLMLLSARTLITQDNAAFTSVFQGGIRFNNYVGVSAAAGLFGVHGIALAAVANAAIVPTVNILCVLVFAKYGSGGRMPFSKVLKQLALNPLLLACFAGGLMRVLGWGLPAGIEPMLRALGQASLPLGLLCVGAALEFGSIKQWLCPVGYSSMVKFLIMPIVTLLACHLFELEGKAAVAALLFQTLPTASSSYIMARQLGGDAPLMAGIIACQTLLAGVALPAVVLALSRWV; translated from the coding sequence ATGACCCTCTCTTTGTTGACGGCCTTGTTGCCCATCGCATTATTGATAGTGCTGGGCGCATGGCTCAAACGTCGTCAATTTCTGGCGGATGACTTTTGGGCGCAGGCAGAGCGCTTGGCATATTACGTACTGCTTCCTTCTCTTTTTTTTCACGGACTGGCGACCGCCAAGCTAGATGGGGTGCCCTATCAAAGCATGGTCTCGGTGCTCGTCGTGTCGACTGTTGTGGTATCGCTGATGCTGTTGAGCGCGAGAACGTTGATCACTCAGGACAATGCAGCATTCACTTCGGTTTTTCAGGGTGGCATACGCTTCAACAATTACGTCGGCGTTTCTGCAGCGGCGGGCTTGTTTGGAGTGCACGGCATAGCCCTGGCCGCCGTCGCGAACGCGGCGATAGTGCCAACAGTGAACATCCTTTGCGTGCTGGTTTTCGCGAAGTACGGATCAGGCGGCAGGATGCCTTTCAGCAAAGTCCTCAAGCAGTTGGCACTGAACCCGCTTTTACTGGCGTGCTTCGCCGGCGGCCTCATGCGAGTCTTGGGATGGGGACTACCTGCTGGTATTGAGCCGATGTTGCGAGCCTTGGGCCAAGCGTCACTGCCGCTCGGCCTATTGTGCGTTGGTGCCGCGCTTGAGTTCGGAAGCATAAAGCAATGGCTTTGCCCGGTTGGTTACTCGTCGATGGTCAAGTTCTTAATCATGCCGATCGTTACGCTCCTAGCCTGCCATCTGTTTGAGCTCGAAGGAAAGGCCGCTGTTGCAGCGCTCCTATTCCAGACGCTGCCCACAGCCTCGTCCTCCTACATCATGGCGAGGCAGTTAGGTGGAGATGCACCGCTTATGGCAGGGATCATCGCTTGCCAGACCTTGTTGGCGGGCGTCGCACTTCCCGCTGTTGTCCTTGCATTGTCCCGGTGGGTTTGA
- a CDS encoding pyridoxal phosphate-dependent aminotransferase, with amino-acid sequence MSTPPTADNILQSPILIMAKRAALMRAQGRDVIDLTLGEPDFNAPPHVLEAAHAEVSGRLTYSPSNGIEPLRHAIRMRMKDIRNLDYADGQVTVGCGAKQIIYNAFQATLKSGDEVIVPAPYWASYPAMIKMCGARPLIVSTTREEGFRLTAEHLEAALRLAKSPKWVVLNAPGNPSGSLYSRKQLLAIAEVLRRYPGVMVLSDDIYSEIRYTNDPYQTLAAVAPDLRDRILIVDGVSKVYAMTGWRVGWGCGPTPLITAISSVQSQNCTQTSTLSQLAAVAALNGSQALVKERNAIYRQRRDSALSVLGACEAIDVACPEGAFYLLPRIRTIKDDQAFALILLEAGVATVPGSAFGIPGHLRLSFATDESILIAGCERLVQKIKASV; translated from the coding sequence ATGAGCACTCCACCTACCGCAGACAATATCCTGCAGTCTCCTATCCTGATCATGGCAAAGCGAGCGGCGTTGATGCGAGCGCAGGGCAGGGATGTCATCGATCTGACATTGGGCGAGCCGGACTTCAACGCGCCGCCACACGTTCTTGAAGCTGCGCACGCTGAGGTCAGCGGTCGCCTGACCTACTCACCGTCGAACGGTATTGAGCCACTTCGTCACGCGATCCGCATGCGCATGAAAGACATTCGAAACCTCGATTACGCCGATGGCCAAGTTACCGTCGGCTGTGGCGCCAAACAAATCATCTACAACGCTTTTCAAGCGACCCTCAAAAGTGGCGACGAGGTGATCGTGCCTGCGCCGTATTGGGCGAGTTATCCCGCCATGATAAAGATGTGCGGCGCGCGACCGCTGATCGTGTCGACCACGAGAGAGGAAGGTTTTCGCCTCACCGCAGAGCATTTGGAGGCAGCGCTTCGACTGGCAAAGTCGCCCAAGTGGGTCGTCTTGAATGCGCCGGGCAATCCTTCCGGTTCGCTCTACTCGCGCAAGCAACTGTTGGCCATCGCCGAAGTGCTGCGTCGATACCCAGGGGTGATGGTGCTATCAGATGACATCTATTCAGAAATTCGTTACACGAATGATCCCTATCAGACATTGGCGGCGGTGGCGCCTGATTTGAGAGACCGTATTCTGATCGTGGATGGCGTGTCTAAAGTTTACGCAATGACCGGCTGGCGGGTGGGGTGGGGGTGTGGGCCAACGCCTCTGATCACGGCGATTAGCTCAGTTCAGTCACAGAACTGTACTCAGACCAGCACCCTGAGCCAGTTGGCGGCGGTGGCTGCGTTGAATGGGTCTCAGGCACTGGTGAAAGAGAGAAATGCTATTTATCGCCAGCGGCGTGATTCCGCTCTAAGCGTCTTGGGGGCCTGCGAAGCGATTGATGTCGCATGCCCGGAGGGTGCGTTTTACCTGCTGCCTCGAATTAGAACGATCAAAGATGATCAAGCTTTCGCGCTCATCCTACTCGAAGCAGGCGTAGCCACGGTTCCAGGTAGCGCTTTCGGGATTCCTGGTCATCTCAGGCTTTCATTCGCCACTGATGAGTCAATCCTGATCGCGGGCTGTGAACGGCTGGTGCAGAAAATCAAGGCAAGTGTATGA
- a CDS encoding LysR family transcriptional regulator: MSLRALRTLLAIAQHGSFVRAADAVHLTQSAVSLHVRSLEEDFNALLFDRSRRLPVLTDAGHIAVERAREILALYDGISSEIGGDSELRGRLRIGAIQTALAGVLPLALSALRAQHPHLRITVASGMSAELATRVEAGELDVAITTEPVKPHPYGLASAVLYEEGFWIIAPVSLAHEDLQLLLKSQPFIRFDRRAWAGRTIERELRTMRMRVQTSMELDSQDAIIQMVSSGLGVSIIPLAQQQVESLTTLAFEPFGTPQKTRRVVLLEREDRPLGRLASALANAVKAYSPHGDP, from the coding sequence ATGTCTCTACGCGCACTTCGAACACTGCTTGCTATTGCCCAACACGGTTCTTTCGTCAGAGCAGCGGACGCCGTGCATCTCACCCAGTCAGCGGTCAGCCTGCATGTTCGGTCATTGGAGGAGGATTTCAACGCGCTCCTGTTTGACCGTTCACGACGGTTGCCGGTGCTAACGGATGCGGGCCATATCGCCGTGGAGCGCGCGAGAGAAATTCTAGCCTTGTACGACGGCATCTCCTCTGAGATCGGCGGCGACAGCGAGTTACGCGGCAGGCTTAGAATCGGGGCCATCCAAACAGCACTGGCAGGTGTTTTGCCCCTCGCACTGTCTGCATTGCGCGCCCAACATCCGCACCTGCGCATCACTGTTGCGTCGGGCATGTCTGCTGAGTTGGCCACGCGCGTGGAAGCGGGCGAGCTTGATGTTGCTATCACCACAGAACCGGTAAAACCACACCCTTATGGCCTGGCGAGCGCGGTGCTTTACGAGGAAGGATTCTGGATTATCGCGCCGGTGTCCCTCGCGCATGAGGACTTGCAGCTTCTTCTCAAAAGTCAGCCGTTCATTCGCTTTGATCGTCGTGCCTGGGCGGGTCGAACCATTGAGCGAGAGCTTCGCACTATGCGGATGCGGGTGCAGACCAGCATGGAGCTTGATAGCCAAGATGCGATTATCCAGATGGTTTCAAGCGGACTTGGAGTATCCATCATTCCTCTCGCTCAGCAACAAGTCGAAAGCCTGACAACACTCGCCTTTGAGCCGTTCGGCACACCTCAAAAAACCAGGCGCGTGGTATTGCTGGAGCGCGAAGACCGTCCGCTTGGGCGACTGGCTTCAGCCCTGGCGAACGCCGTGAAAGCTTATTCTCCGCACGGCGACCCATGA
- a CDS encoding DUF2946 domain-containing protein translates to MSSLKRIRPWIACLAVLLNLFAMPLSRAMQTPDVSLMLWGGFCSGGNSSAVPKDLGKVVYALRSPQSKPVMQHGDCCCGHAGLAALPSDYYRHFLPQYTPDTALENSQLPTLHPRIRWPSLSPRASPFA, encoded by the coding sequence ATGAGTTCGTTGAAACGCATCCGCCCCTGGATTGCCTGCCTGGCCGTCTTGCTGAACCTGTTCGCCATGCCGCTGAGTCGTGCGATGCAGACGCCGGACGTTAGCCTGATGCTTTGGGGCGGGTTCTGTTCGGGAGGGAACTCGAGTGCCGTTCCTAAAGATCTCGGCAAGGTGGTTTATGCCTTGCGGTCACCCCAATCGAAACCTGTCATGCAACACGGCGACTGCTGCTGTGGGCATGCAGGATTGGCAGCATTACCCTCTGATTACTATCGCCATTTCCTACCGCAATACACACCCGATACCGCCCTCGAAAACTCTCAACTACCGACGCTGCATCCAAGGATTCGTTGGCCCAGTCTAAGTCCACGCGCTTCTCCTTTCGCCTGA
- a CDS encoding TonB-dependent receptor, with protein MSPLCSALADASKVEDSVLTLGTVNVQGTASGPLRTSSVLSSVDILGGDILEKMPVNYSWELFSRAPGVMLTEFNQGTTSGKISFRGFNGEGEVNAVKLLIDGIPSNSNDGNMPYMDMIFPLELDSIEVVRGTSDARYGLNNIAGNVKMLTRTGGYYNTARLRYGSFNTQEVQLAKGIESSNWTQNYFFAYQKSDGYREHAEADKFSMSGKWFYTPDDDSYRMGLIARHYETEAQEPGYLSEEDAHHHPEMTNSFNATDKGTRRINQVSLHFDTDLADNLAWSAKTYVNTFNDRRWTQYWSTSAQQERDAYETQYGALTSLTWRPQVSWLYDFALEGGADVQQQQNKSERYRTRDRTRLGTTRDQQFDFDTYGAYVQSEIKPFESLKIVPAYRVDKIQGDFTNEMTGMDYDINDYGLIKQPKISLVYSPWKVASVYANWGRTFQVGTGAAAYKIPPRDTDLAPSINEGWETGIKFTPADWVDGRVAYWRQEASGEVSRRLNDPSGESDNVGETRRWGYDLQMNLYPNERSNIWMAYSWQYSKILQPSANLPNSKGQEIDHIPHHLYNAGISYDATPALQLTAWMNGQTNYYLERENTEGTYGGYVLMNLGATYKVTQSVSVDLQLKNLTNRYYEYVWYDPDGAQASLHSPGDGRALYTGVTLDF; from the coding sequence ATGAGCCCTTTGTGCTCTGCATTGGCCGACGCTTCTAAAGTTGAAGACTCGGTTTTGACCCTCGGCACGGTAAATGTGCAGGGAACGGCCAGTGGCCCTTTAAGAACCAGCAGCGTACTCAGCTCGGTGGATATCCTGGGAGGAGATATCCTCGAAAAGATGCCGGTCAACTACAGTTGGGAACTGTTCAGCCGAGCCCCCGGAGTGATGCTCACGGAGTTCAACCAAGGCACCACCTCCGGCAAAATTTCCTTCCGAGGCTTCAACGGCGAAGGAGAAGTGAATGCTGTCAAATTGCTGATCGACGGAATACCAAGCAACAGCAACGACGGCAACATGCCGTACATGGACATGATTTTCCCCCTCGAGCTGGACAGCATCGAGGTCGTACGTGGTACCAGTGATGCTCGCTATGGCCTGAACAACATTGCCGGCAACGTCAAAATGCTCACTCGCACAGGTGGCTACTACAACACGGCGCGGCTGCGTTATGGCAGCTTCAATACCCAAGAAGTACAGCTTGCCAAAGGCATTGAGAGCAGCAACTGGACTCAGAATTACTTTTTCGCCTATCAAAAATCCGATGGCTACCGGGAGCATGCCGAAGCCGACAAGTTTTCAATGTCTGGCAAATGGTTCTACACGCCGGACGATGACAGCTACCGTATGGGGCTCATTGCTCGCCACTACGAAACCGAGGCTCAGGAGCCAGGTTATCTAAGTGAAGAAGATGCACATCATCACCCGGAAATGACCAACAGTTTCAACGCTACTGACAAGGGTACGCGTCGCATAAACCAGGTCAGTCTGCATTTCGATACAGACTTGGCTGATAACCTCGCTTGGTCAGCGAAGACCTACGTCAACACCTTCAATGACAGGCGTTGGACGCAATACTGGAGCACCAGCGCTCAGCAGGAACGCGACGCTTACGAGACGCAGTATGGCGCCCTAACCTCCCTCACCTGGCGACCGCAAGTCAGCTGGCTTTACGATTTCGCCTTGGAAGGAGGCGCAGACGTACAGCAGCAGCAAAATAAAAGTGAGCGCTATCGCACTAGAGACCGCACACGTCTAGGTACCACCCGCGACCAGCAGTTCGACTTCGACACCTATGGCGCTTATGTCCAGTCAGAGATCAAACCCTTCGAGTCTCTCAAGATCGTACCCGCCTACCGGGTCGACAAGATCCAAGGCGACTTCACCAACGAAATGACCGGCATGGACTACGACATCAATGACTATGGCTTGATCAAGCAGCCGAAGATCAGCTTGGTCTATTCCCCTTGGAAGGTGGCAAGTGTCTACGCTAACTGGGGGCGCACCTTCCAGGTAGGTACTGGCGCGGCGGCTTACAAAATTCCTCCCCGAGATACCGATCTGGCACCCTCGATCAACGAGGGCTGGGAAACCGGGATCAAATTCACGCCGGCTGACTGGGTGGACGGGCGTGTCGCCTATTGGCGGCAAGAGGCCTCGGGAGAGGTCAGTCGCAGGCTGAACGACCCAAGCGGCGAATCCGATAATGTCGGTGAAACACGGCGTTGGGGTTATGACTTGCAGATGAACCTGTATCCGAACGAACGCTCGAATATCTGGATGGCCTACTCCTGGCAGTATTCGAAAATACTCCAGCCGAGTGCCAATTTACCCAATAGCAAAGGTCAGGAAATCGACCACATTCCGCATCATCTGTACAACGCTGGCATCAGCTATGACGCGACGCCTGCATTACAGCTGACTGCGTGGATGAACGGCCAGACTAATTATTACCTGGAACGGGAAAATACTGAGGGGACTTATGGCGGTTACGTGCTGATGAACCTCGGCGCAACCTACAAGGTGACGCAGTCGGTGAGCGTCGACCTACAGCTTAAAAACCTTACCAACCGATATTATGAATACGTCTGGTACGACCCGGATGGGGCTCAGGCGTCTCTGCATTCGCCAGGTGATGGCCGTGCGCTTTATACAGGAGTTACTTTGGATTTCTAA
- a CDS encoding GlxA family transcriptional regulator has protein sequence MQTIRVAVLAFDGVSLFHLSVPGVVLGTAQSAPGEPQYDVRYCAESPGMVSSDQGIGLEVTHGLELMEASDVIVIPAWGDQSAIASAQLVKALQLANGQGKLIVGLCLGSFVLGDAGLLDGKEATTHWAAREEFARRFPEVRFRPEVLYVNDGNITTSAGTVAAIDCCLHLVRQRLGADVANRTAKMLVTPPHRQGGQAQYVENSVPHLASETHLSDVMVWARANLSKDLSLDLLADMAKMSRRTFTRRFREATGSTVSKWLNAQRVARAQELLETTDLPIECVAGEAGFGTALSFRQQFSVHLGTSPSEYRRIFFREMRTTDSEHPPRDRPATTL, from the coding sequence ATGCAAACCATACGCGTCGCTGTCCTAGCTTTTGATGGAGTGAGCCTGTTCCATCTTTCTGTCCCCGGAGTGGTTCTTGGAACAGCTCAATCCGCGCCTGGTGAACCTCAATACGACGTCAGGTACTGCGCAGAGTCGCCGGGTATGGTGAGTAGCGATCAAGGGATTGGTTTGGAGGTCACTCATGGCTTGGAACTGATGGAGGCATCCGACGTAATTGTCATTCCGGCATGGGGCGATCAATCGGCCATCGCGTCTGCACAGTTGGTGAAGGCGCTTCAGCTCGCCAATGGTCAAGGTAAGCTCATAGTGGGATTATGTTTAGGCTCATTCGTCCTCGGAGATGCCGGGCTACTTGATGGGAAGGAAGCAACCACTCACTGGGCCGCCAGGGAGGAGTTCGCTCGACGTTTCCCTGAGGTTCGCTTCAGACCCGAAGTGCTCTACGTCAACGATGGCAATATCACGACCTCTGCAGGAACCGTGGCGGCAATCGATTGCTGCCTGCATCTCGTACGCCAGCGGCTAGGTGCTGATGTGGCTAACCGCACCGCGAAGATGCTCGTTACACCGCCCCATCGACAGGGAGGTCAGGCTCAATACGTTGAGAACTCTGTGCCGCATCTAGCCAGCGAGACTCATCTGTCCGATGTAATGGTTTGGGCCCGAGCGAACCTCTCAAAGGATTTGTCGCTAGATTTGCTGGCCGACATGGCTAAAATGAGTAGGCGCACATTCACCCGGCGATTCAGAGAAGCAACCGGTAGTACCGTCTCAAAATGGTTGAATGCTCAACGCGTTGCAAGGGCGCAGGAGCTGTTGGAAACCACTGACTTGCCTATCGAATGTGTAGCTGGTGAGGCGGGGTTTGGAACGGCTTTATCGTTCAGGCAACAATTCAGCGTTCACCTCGGCACATCGCCTTCTGAATATCGGCGTATTTTTTTTCGCGAAATGAGAACGACCGACAGTGAGCATCCTCCCCGTGACCGTCCAGCAACAACTCTCTGA
- a CDS encoding MBL fold metallo-hydrolase: MKFRILPLVASMVCAAAATQAFSGTNDTKVPAASHKVDLQQVRNATVKINYGGTTFLIDPMLAKKGAYPGFENTYRSNLRNPLVDLTESPEKVISGVDAVIVTHTHLDHWDDAAQKALPKDIPLFAQHEDDAKLIRSQGFTNVRVLTDEAEFGGVKITKTGGQHGTDEMYAVPALAKPLGEAMGVVFQAPGYKTLYLAGDTVWRKEVDQTIEKYHPEVIVLNAGKAMMTGYKGSIIMGEEDVLRASKAAKDAKIVAVHMDAINHMSLTREELRTYVKKHGIEARVDIPEDGASLEF; the protein is encoded by the coding sequence ATGAAATTCAGAATTCTCCCCCTCGTAGCCAGCATGGTCTGCGCGGCAGCGGCCACCCAAGCGTTTTCAGGCACAAACGACACTAAGGTACCTGCCGCTTCTCATAAGGTGGATTTACAGCAAGTTCGTAACGCCACGGTAAAAATCAACTATGGGGGTACGACGTTCCTAATCGATCCAATGCTGGCAAAAAAGGGTGCCTACCCAGGATTTGAAAACACCTACCGCAGCAACTTGCGCAATCCATTGGTTGACCTGACCGAGTCGCCCGAAAAAGTCATCTCTGGTGTGGATGCTGTCATCGTCACGCATACACATCTTGACCACTGGGACGATGCTGCTCAGAAGGCACTGCCAAAGGACATTCCTCTGTTCGCTCAGCATGAGGATGATGCGAAGTTGATTCGCTCCCAAGGGTTCACGAACGTACGCGTACTGACTGATGAAGCCGAATTTGGCGGCGTCAAGATCACCAAGACTGGTGGTCAGCATGGCACAGACGAAATGTATGCCGTGCCGGCCCTTGCCAAACCGCTAGGCGAAGCCATGGGCGTAGTCTTCCAAGCGCCAGGCTACAAGACCCTTTACCTTGCTGGCGATACTGTATGGCGTAAAGAAGTCGATCAAACAATCGAGAAATATCATCCAGAAGTCATTGTTCTGAACGCAGGTAAAGCAATGATGACCGGGTACAAAGGCTCGATCATCATGGGAGAGGAGGACGTCCTACGAGCCTCAAAGGCTGCGAAAGACGCAAAAATCGTTGCCGTGCACATGGACGCAATCAATCACATGTCGCTAACTCGTGAAGAACTGCGTACGTACGTCAAGAAGCACGGCATTGAGGCCCGGGTCGATATTCCGGAAGACGGCGCTTCGCTGGAATTCTGA
- a CDS encoding cysteine hydrolase family protein, with the protein MKRGLIVVDLQNEYLPTGKLPLTGIDTAVENAIRVISDARDAGLPVFHIRHESAEEAPIFAKGSVGANIQSDVAPLDNESVILKKHINAFRETDLKQQLEAADVQEIVVIGAMSHMCIDAVVRAAADMGYQVTVLHDACATLDLTFRGVSVPAAMAHAAIMAAFEFGYATVQSVDEYLLA; encoded by the coding sequence ATGAAGCGAGGTCTCATCGTTGTTGACCTGCAAAACGAATACCTACCCACTGGCAAGCTGCCCCTGACTGGCATCGACACCGCAGTCGAGAATGCTATCCGGGTGATCAGCGATGCTCGTGACGCGGGGCTCCCTGTTTTTCACATCAGGCATGAGTCCGCTGAAGAGGCTCCCATCTTCGCAAAGGGATCTGTTGGTGCAAACATTCAATCAGATGTAGCTCCACTAGATAACGAATCTGTGATTCTAAAAAAACACATCAACGCATTCAGGGAAACAGATCTGAAGCAGCAGTTAGAAGCCGCTGATGTCCAGGAAATCGTGGTTATAGGCGCAATGAGCCACATGTGCATCGACGCGGTGGTACGTGCAGCTGCGGACATGGGTTATCAAGTGACTGTGTTGCATGATGCGTGCGCCACATTGGATCTCACCTTTCGTGGCGTTTCCGTACCTGCCGCCATGGCGCATGCGGCAATAATGGCCGCGTTCGAGTTCGGCTACGCCACTGTTCAGTCAGTGGACGAGTATCTATTGGCCTGA
- a CDS encoding DMT family transporter, with the protein MKVTRKIIGDRVNNPRWVIQVILCLVAFAANSVFCRQALMEGQIDPESFTIIRLLSGGIFLLMLTKIRSSRLTVGGSWKGGLSLFVYAYLFSIAYVQLGAGMGALILFGAVQVTMFIFAWIQGERFYKRVVIGMLVASFGLLMLLLPGTSSPPWDGALLMIISGVAWGAYSLLGKGAANPLAQTTGNFVRCLPFILILGTATLYGSALQISASGVMYALASGVLASGCGYALWYSTIKHISSQQAATLQLSVPIIASLGGILVLNEPVSLHLLLISGIVLGGVAMALLPKRERSVSGQKH; encoded by the coding sequence ATGAAAGTAACTAGAAAAATAATAGGAGACCGTGTGAATAATCCTCGCTGGGTGATTCAAGTAATACTGTGCTTAGTGGCATTCGCAGCAAACTCAGTATTCTGCAGACAAGCATTGATGGAGGGGCAGATTGATCCTGAGTCATTTACGATAATTCGATTGCTCAGCGGTGGGATTTTTTTGCTGATGCTAACCAAGATTCGCAGTTCTAGATTAACTGTCGGTGGAAGTTGGAAGGGCGGCCTGTCCCTTTTCGTATATGCCTATCTCTTCTCAATCGCTTACGTTCAGTTAGGGGCAGGTATGGGCGCTCTGATTTTGTTCGGTGCAGTGCAGGTAACAATGTTTATTTTCGCGTGGATTCAAGGAGAACGCTTTTATAAGAGGGTGGTGATCGGCATGCTGGTTGCTTCTTTCGGTTTGCTCATGTTGTTGCTACCTGGCACCAGCTCCCCTCCTTGGGATGGTGCGCTGCTAATGATAATTTCCGGTGTGGCATGGGGTGCCTATTCGCTGCTGGGAAAGGGAGCTGCGAATCCACTTGCCCAGACCACCGGCAACTTTGTGAGGTGTCTTCCATTTATCCTCATACTTGGTACAGCCACGTTGTATGGAAGCGCCCTTCAGATCAGCGCTTCTGGAGTGATGTATGCACTTGCTTCAGGTGTCTTGGCATCAGGCTGCGGTTATGCGCTCTGGTACAGCACAATCAAGCACATTAGCTCCCAACAGGCCGCCACTCTCCAGTTAAGCGTTCCGATAATCGCTTCGCTTGGAGGTATACTGGTTTTGAATGAGCCTGTATCGCTGCACCTATTGTTGATCTCAGGCATCGTACTGGGAGGTGTCGCGATGGCGTTACTGCCAAAACGTGAGCGTAGCGTATCTGGTCAAAAGCACTGA